In Silene latifolia isolate original U9 population chromosome X, ASM4854445v1, whole genome shotgun sequence, the following proteins share a genomic window:
- the LOC141620508 gene encoding uncharacterized protein LOC141620508: MEHKAYCVVKELNMDAKLSGENQLLQLNELDEFRLQAYENSRLYKEKTKRWHDKKILKKEFKIGDKVLLFNSRFKLFPGKLRSRWSDPFTVIKVNKFGSVEVMTTNGEKFKANGHHLNVYHENVIVGVLEKVTMNPLPMEA; this comes from the coding sequence ATGgagcataaggcatattgtgtgGTCAAGGAGCTAAATATGGATGCAAAACTAAGTGGAGAAAATCAGTTATTGCAACTCAATGAGCTTGATGAATTCCGCTTGCAAGCTTATGAAAATTCCCGTCTTTATAAGGAGAAGACAAAAAGATGGCATGATAAGAAGATTCTTAAGAAAGAATTCAAAATCGGTGATAAGGTATTGCTATTTAATTCCCGTTTCAAGCTATTTCCGGGAAAATTGCGATCAAGGTGGTCCGATCCGTTTACCGTCATTAAAGTCAACAAGTTCGGTTCCGTTGAAGTGATGACCACCAATGGAGAAAAATTCAAAGCTAATGGCCATCATTTGAATGTCTATcatgagaatgtgatcgttggAGTTTTAGAGAAAGTCACCATGAATCCTCTTCCTATGGAAGCTTAA